tcatcttcaaATACTTGACAAAaaccttcctcgccctctcctcccccccctcatcaacaaaactCGCATAaaccgccaacctcctcctctccatcaacgCCCACTTGGGCGGGAACGTACAAAAGCTCGCATCCGCCACCCAGCTCGGGACATGCAGCCTTCTGTAACCATCCTGCGGCCTgaacaacctctcccccatgAGCAACTCCACCCCGTCACTCTCCCCCTTCACACACGCAAACACCGCCTCCGTCAGCGCCTGCCTCAACGACAAGGTGTAATCCGGCCTGAGAAAATTCTTATTCGTAACGATGCCCAAAAACCCGTAAAACGAGTCCCTCTTCCAGCTCACCTGCGAGCCGCAGAACTTGCGTCGGAGCTGTGTGAATGTAATAGGGGTTTTGGCTTCCAACTTTTGCTGGCGGGTGGTGACCATTGATGAGATACGTTCTTCGATCGTGACGATGGTGTCGAACCCCAAACCTCGCAGGGCTAAACGGTGGGTTTTGCAGCATTTGGCCGTCGAGTGACGGGTTAGACCGTCGACTGCgttttggagggtgaggtaAGGGAGTTCTTGATCCGCGAATAGGAGGGTGATttcggaggggagggcgagcTCCTGGATCGTCCAGGTGCGTTTCCACCATtccaggtcgaggagggcggcgaagGATTCGAAGTGGGGTTTGTAGGAGTCTTTGATGTCGGCGCGCTTGCctttggtgaggggggtgaagcaggggaggtcggagaggtgggtggtgggttgggagagggcggcgaagaggttgaggagctcgagggcggaggcgggggatgaaggggtggtggcggtCACGTCGGCTGGTTTGGGGAAGTCGCCTAGCCTGGGGGATGGTCAGTACGGATTATGTCAAGGCGAGGAAAGGAGGGTCGTACCAGATGAAACACCTCCCGCAGTACTTGTAAATATCCCCTATCTTGCCCACCTGCTCACTCTTCTCGACTGGGTTCCCCTGGTCGATGCATATGGCGTCAATCCAGAACTTCTTCGGCTCGGTCTTGTGACGGATCCGATGCAGGGCAAGCCAGAGGTTCTTCCGGATCTTGAACTGGGTGTTTTCGTTCACGGTGATGAACTGCTCGTCGTCTTTGGTGCCCCAGGCATACGACAGAGCGTCAAAGTGGCCGTATAGATCAGGGTCAAACTCGAAGATGTCGACCCTGCAGACGATGGGAGCGGTGTCGTCCTCACTTGGCTCTAGGGTGAGGAGACGGACTTCGGCtgggtcgaggccgaggggggTGTAGGCGAAGCCGGATTTCCTGTAGCCGGCCcgctggggctggggggatgggccgaggggggtgggcatGGTGATTCAGAGTGGTATGCAATTCTCAAGTTTGAAGTGATCAGgaaagatgaagatgaaggtcCCTGTGAAGGACATGTTGCGTTTTTAAACCCCACACTTCAACTCAACGACGCTGCCGCCCAACatttcttcaacctctctcGATATGTGATGGACATTAGACCCGGCCAGACCACTCCGACAGTCCAGGTCTAGACCTGAAGCGCGCATTCAGccagcctccagctcccaggTTGTCAATAGTTGATGCATGGAGGTGGAGTCGAGCAGGCAAATGGTAGGCCATGATGGTCAAAGACTTGAGGAATCAGAAAAGGAGTGGGATATCGACTCAATAATGGTACGAAGGTATGTAAGCAACCCTTCTACCGTAGTGATTGGATAGACAAGCCCAATATAGAAATAGCTATCACATCGATAGACATGGTAATTTCGATCGAAATGTTGCAAAGCGTTACACACCCCACCTCATGTCTTGGCTGTTGACGGTTTGCGGGGAGGTCACGTGGCGGTTACACCCCAACAGCAGGGGTACACCGCATGGGCCGACGCTATGCGACGTCACTTGCAACGGCCGGTGGGCTGAGCTCCAGCTGTTGCTCTTCTCTCGATGCATTCACAGCTTCGAGTTTGATGGATTGAACCCTCTTTTGCTTTTCCAACTCAAAATATCCAAAATGTCGAGACTGGCGACCCTCCCCCGACGACTGgctctcctccgccccctaAGGAGGACGACATGCACCGCCAGGAGCTACTCCACAGCATCCGAACAGCGCCTCGACAACCGCGTCAAGATCGTCGAAGTAGGGCCGCGCGATGGCCTCCAAAACGAAAAGAATATCGTGCCGCTGGCGACAAAGATTGAGCTGATTGAACGACTGGCAAAGACCGGGCTTCAGACAATCGAGGCGGGTTCGTTTGTCGCTCCGAAATGGGTGCCACAAGTATGccgccccctttccaacaaCCCTTTCCAACTCCCTAGATGCTTACCATATGAAAAACAGATGGCCAACTCCTCCGAAatcctctcccacatcctcaccaccccaccaccctcccccacccctaACCtactccttcctcgcccccaACATGAAAGGCCTCTCcaacgccttctccatcctcgacgcaaacccctcctctttctccacCGAATCCAACCCTTCACCATCAAAACCCTCCCTCGAAATGGCCGTCTTTGCCTCGGCAACCGAAACCTTTTCCCAAAAAaacctcaacgcctccatcGCCGCCTCTCTTGAAGCTTTTAGGGCGGtcatctccgccgccaaGGAAACACCCTACAACCTCCGCGTCCGCGGCTACATCTCCGTCGTCCTCGGCTGCCCCTTTGAGGGCTACGACGTCTCGCCCCACCGCGTTGCTGAGATTGCTACCGAGCTGCTCGAGATGGGAGTGGACGAGATCGCGCTGGGTGATACGACAGGCATGGGCACTGCGCCCAGAACAAAGGACCTGTTGAATTGTCTGAGGAGCGCGGGGATAAGGAATGAGGATGTGGCGATGCACTTTCATGATACGTACGGGCAGGCGCTGGTGAACACGGCTGTGGCGTTGGAGCATGGGATCAGGACGTTCGATGCTAGTGTtagtgggttggggggttgccCGTACAGCCCCGGTGCTACCGGGAACGTGGCgacggaggatgtggtgTATTTTATGGAGAGTTTGGGGATGGATACGGGGGTTGATTTGGATggggtggccgaggtgggggagtggaTTAGcaaggagttggggagggggaatgggAGTACCGTTGGGAGGGCGGTTTTGgggcggaggaagaggaagcaggagtgatgaggaagaggggggatgtACATACATGCATAGGTTGATTTGGAGTTAGGGTATGAGGTTCATGAGGAAATGAGTTGTCAAAATTGGTTTATTTTATTTTGCTTTTCCGAGAGGGTGCTGCTAGTCTTCTTTTGCAAAGGTGTTGGCTACgatgaaggggaaggcggcTGTGGCTTCCATGTAGACCTGTTGCAATGTTAGCTCTGCTGTCTGtctggttgatgaagaaaagaagaactGACCTTGACTGCATCAGCACCGATCTTGATCTTTCCCCAGCTGACCGCCTCATCTGGTCTCGCACCGGCGTCACTGCCGTCAAACTCCTGAGCCGTGTTGACATACACGGCCGACTCGGCCCCGTTTCTCATCAAGCACGCATTGGCTATGTGGTGCTTCACAATCCCGCCTCCCAAAATAATCATGCCTGCCCTCTTGGCCCTCACAGCAATGGTGTTGATCTTTCTGATATCTTCGACGATATCCACCCTCAACTGCTTCGGCGACGCCTTGAACGTGTGGAAATACAGCATatcccccaaactcccatcCGTCAGCGCCGGGCAGAAAACAGGGATGTTGTTCTTGTACGCCCAGTAATAGACGCTCCTCTCATCGTTGATCTCCTTGCCCAACCGGTGGATAATCTTGGAGGGCGTCCAGTTGATCTCGTCTTCGGTACCCTTGGaggcctcctgctcctcgagCATCCTGTCCAGGATGGGCACGACCCAATCTTCAAACAGGCAGTAGTTCTTGTTGGGGACGACGAGGTTCCCGATGCGGTTGAGCCCTTGCTTGCGGAGGGAGGAGCCCTCggcggcgaaggaggagaggtaggTGTCGCCGAGGCACTTGATAAAGTCCTCCTCGacgccgccggcggtggtgacgatggcGGAGATGTGGGAGTGCTGGGCTAGGTAGCGGAGGGTGCCGCGGAggccggaggagatgaggttggaggtgtagccgaggaagatggtggttttggccGAGGGGTCGGAGGGGTCTGACCAGGTGCGCATGTCGTTGATTATCCGGACGGCTTCGCACATGGAGGAGGCTTGGAAGCCCATGTGCTTCATGCCCTGGAGGAGGTCGTCGACGGTGATGGGCCGGCCTTTGAAGGCGTTGAAGTCGAGCTCTTCTACTTTTTGGGCGTCTGAGGGCATGTCGACTGATTGGACGAGGACGGCCTCGGTGGCTGCGGTTGGGGGCAGGTTGCTGTCCATTTTTGTCTATCTGAGGTTTTTGAtatctgatgatgatggcggggttgagaTCCAGGTGAAAATCTCAAGATAGTTTTTGAGAAACaggcggaggatggagatATGTACAGTACGTCAAACCGAGACTGATGATGCTTGAGTACACTTGGCAGAACAGGCCCAAATTCAAATGGTGGTTACTTCTTCTTATCTTGCCAACGCCTTTTTGGCTTGAATCTTCAGACGAAGCGGGAGTCTGAGTCTCAGAGAATGAGGGACCTTCTTGGCTGCAGTTACACATCCCGCCCCACTTTTAATTGTCGAATCTTGAATGCCACACAGCTGATGCCGCTTGCTCCATGTTCTATCCCATCTACAAAGCCGAGCAACGACGAGATCTCAGAATTCATCATTGATATCAATAGTCGGCGACCGCTTTTCAATGACACTCATCTCAAGATGACTTCGGTGAGCGTGCCCTCCTAAACCCGGGCTGACGGATTCGGTGCACTAACATTTAAATCTCTTCTGTGGTTTTACCCGATACCAATGGCATGCGTGAAACAAGCGCAGATGCCGGGACGGTGCATGGCGGGGCTTGTCCCGGAAGGGGCTAGTGTGCGGCGACGCACACCCCCCACAGGGGGCTCCCACAGGGCGGCACCAGGCCGAAAAGCACAGGGAATTGGTTGCTTGTTGGGTGCTTGTGGGTGCTTGTGGGTGCTTGTGGGTGTTTGTGGATGCTTGGCCTGCCACATTGTGGCCCGTGAGCCCAGTCCTCTCGCTCTCCCGTGTGGCCCGGTGGAGAGGGCAGCAATTCGAGATCAGATCCACCCGACCGTCGTCCAATCTTCATCATTCTCTCTccatcgccatcctcttcccaaCACCCAAGTTCCTCATCCAAAAAGCGCGTCGCCGACATTGACGAGGTCATCAGCCCCGCAGATTTCCCACAGAGTTCCTCTCGGAGCAACACGCTGGtgaaataaaataaaataaaaaagataGGCATAGAGAGACCCGCTTGCCAGGCGGACACCAGTGCCACACACAACCGACCGCATTGAGTTTCCGAGTTTCCAGGTTCTTGGGAAGCAGCCACTTTGACTTCAACATCTGCTTCCACTGCCGCTTGCGcctcatcagcatcatcatcttcgacaAGCAACGGTCGGGCTCGAGTATAGAAGCGCCTCCTCCTATAGACACCGCCAGACGGCAGCGTTAGAAGCCAGCCGCCCAGTTGAGGCTCTTTCCCGCGAAGCTCAAGCTTTGGGCCTTCGACCACAACAGCGGACGCCCGTCGGCACTCAACCACCTCGCAGCATCACAACCTCTGCCCTGACATGCGCCTGTCCGATAAGGTGGAAAAGTAACAAGAGGGGCGTTCCCTCCGAGTTAAGATGTACGTTTATCGAATATTTTTTACCCTCTTGTCACTGTCTGCACCACCTGTCATCGCCATCACATCAACACTGTCGGAGGATTTCTACAATCAAGATGGACCGGTATTGTCACGGCGACGGCCGTTCTTTTGAGCCACCGCCGTCGTTACCCCTCCACAGTTACAACCGGcattctcttcctccaccgcaCTGGCACGACCATCATCGCGAATTCAAGTTTGAAAGGACGCATTACTATGACAACCGGCCGCGTGATACACGTCCTACACAGGATCCAGCTCATCCAACTAACTTTTGCCGTGACAGGACGAGGTACACGGGTCAGTATCACCCTGACCGCCGTTCCCGTTCGCCCCGAGACAGATCTCCATATGGTGGCGAGCGTGACCGTGGTCCACCCCAACAGTACCCAGACAATGACCGCAGGCGTCCTATTGACGCGCGGGGAAATCCATCCGGTTTCCCAAACCGGGAAGGATTTCGTAACGAGCCTCCACGCGGGCCCAAGGCGCTGCTAGACGCTCCGAATGGCCCACGTGGCGGGTTTGCTGGAGACTATCgcggcagaggcagaggtggtggtgggcgcgGACGGCCCGCGTGGGGAAGAGACGATAGGCCAGATGTTGGACGCGACGACCCCCGCGATCGGCCTCACTTTCGAGATGAACGCAGCCGCGAGCGAGACTACCCGAGGGATCGAGAATGGGCTCCGCGGGACCGAGAACACAGCTTCCGCGGCCGAAGAACACCCCCCCCAAGGGGTCGATCTCCCTTAAGACGTGACTTTGACGTGGGTTTGAATGTGGACGCAGAGAGGGCCAGACGAGGGTCCAGAGATGGTCCGTTATCTGCTGGGTCATCAAACTCGGACCCGCCTTTTGGAGGACCCTTCCGAGGTTCATATcgtggaaggggtgggggcagaggaggaggacgtggGGGCGGTGATTGGGAtcgtggtggaagaggcaggGGATTCCACGGCGATGACCGTCCTGACCATCGCTTCCCCCGCAGCCATTCCCAGGACGGTCGATATGGACGGGAACCAGATGTTCGAGATCACCGAGAGCCTAGGTACCAGGAGTTCACTAGGGACATTCGAGATGATCGCCCGATGGGAAGAGACAGGGAGCACGATCTTATTCGACCGAAACCGATCGACCGCGTATCCAACGACCCGCCTTCAGCAAAGGACgtttcgcctcctccccttgcGCCTTCAGCCCCCGCCTTTGGCACAGTCCCGAGCCGCCCACCCGCCACGACGGACATTCAGTCAATGACAGGgaaaccacctccaaccGGACCTAGAGCGTTagcggtggaggagcggCCACCCTCTGCAGGTCAAGGCGTGAGCAATGATAGAGCCCCTCCTACCGGCCCCTCGAAAATCCACGGGGAAGCTAGTCCCACCATTCCATCTGGACCCCGGGCCCACCGAGATGCCAAGCAGCCCCAAAGGTCTAGCAAACAGTGGATCAATACTGGTGCGTTCAATGCCAAGAAGACGCAGGAATCCCCCAAATCCGCAAGGTCCATGAGCGTGGTCTCGCAGCACCCAAGACCTTTTGGTGGCTTCCGCCCAGAATCCTCCCATACGGACTTCCACAGCGAATACAACAAGCGGCCCCGTAGTCCGGATGCCAAGTCAGATTCACACACAGAGCGATATGGGGGTTTCCGTGGCACCGGTGTCAACGACATTGCCATTGCCTACCAGAGAGGATCTCACTCGGCCAGGGCGTCATTGGACCGTGACATGAGGCTGAGTCTGGATGATGGTGACTTGAAAGTGGGCGCAGCCGAGCCTGTCGTTGAGCGAGCTCAAACAGAACGGCAACCGGACCGTGTCCAGGAACCAACTCCCAGCCCGGTGACGTTGGAAGCTGTTGAGCCCTCCGAGGACAAAATAGAAGAGGCGAAACAGTCGACAGTCCCACCGCCAGAGTCACACCCTCTCGACTTTGACGTCCCTTCATCGGGAGTCAGGCTACAGGAGAAGCACCTGCCCGCGTCGGCGGAAGAGACTGAGGAAtcggacgaggatgacgaagaTCTTAATGATTATTTTTCGCAACAGGTAtccaaggccgaggccgagctcaagaagctgCACGAGATGGTGGACGGTTCGACCATTCAAATCGTTGCGCGGTATACAACTGTGGAAAATAATGCCATGGTCAGGGTGGTTGTCAGCCCAGTTACCGTCCAGAACAAGGTGAAGCCCATTCCTGATGGTTTCACGTTTCCCCCCACAAAACCGCAACAGGTTGATCCAGTTGAGCCCGAGGCAGCCTTGCCGCAGCCTCAAGTGCAAGATGAGGAGATGCCAGACGCCATGCCCGAGGCGCCGGCGAGCCCTACGATCGAAAAGGCGGACGAAGTGGCTGAGCAGCAGCTTCCTGAGCCACAACCCAAGGTGGAGGACATGGATGTTGAGGGCTCAGCCCTTCCGTCAGTGCCAGCTGTGCAGGACGCTAACCTACATGACGAGGACGTCAATATGGAGGATGTTTCTGAAGTG
This window of the Podospora pseudoanserina strain CBS 124.78 chromosome 3, whole genome shotgun sequence genome carries:
- a CDS encoding hypothetical protein (EggNog:ENOG503NVNW; COG:C; COG:E): MSWLLTVCGEVTWRLHPNSRGTPHGPTLCDVTCNGRWAELQLLLFSRCIHSFEFDGLNPLLLFQLKISKMSRLATLPRRLALLRPLRRTTCTARSYSTASEQRLDNRVKIVEVGPRDGLQNEKNIVPLATKIELIERLAKTGLQTIEAGSFVAPKWVPQMANSSEILSHILTTPPPSPTPNLLLPRPQHERPLQRLLHPRRKPLLFLHRIQPFTIKTLPRNGRLCLGNRNLFPKKPQRLHRRLS
- a CDS encoding hypothetical protein (EggNog:ENOG503Q0C9; COG:S) — protein: MPTPLGPSPQPQRAGYRKSGFAYTPLGLDPAEVRLLTLEPSEDDTAPIVCRVDIFEFDPDLYGHFDALSYAWGTKDDEQFITVNENTQFKIRKNLWLALHRIRHKTEPKKFWIDAICIDQGNPVEKSEQVGKIGDIYKYCGRCFIWLGDFPKPADVTATTPSSPASALELLNLFAALSQPTTHLSDLPCFTPLTKGKRADIKDSYKPHFESFAALLDLEWWKRTWTIQELALPSEITLLFADQELPYLTLQNAVDGLTRHSTAKCCKTHRLALRGLGFDTIVTIEERISSMVTTRQQKLEAKTPITFTQLRRKFCGSQVSWKRDSFYGFLGIVTNKNFLRPDYTLSLRQALTEAVFACVKGESDGVELLMGERLFRPQDGYRRLHVPSWVADASFCTFPPKWALMERRRLAVYASFVDEGGEERARKVFVKYLKMTKNGILLTKSRRVGVIGRVGEVLVDQGRWLDVPRVLSSWMELAGVKREGWGEDPGTNDERTDAFWRTMINDSTEIDGDRLSYGRPTTASEGEEQSDYSRLRSLWDLVNPAPKSPGPKSPAPATEGTTPQPQTEVGVDPFNIQPIIDEWVPTWVPGWISDFASDFIRAMALASNQDAVHDLVVSHDSKMIYHLLACLWERRLFVTGNDDKIGLAPRDAQKGDEVHVIPGCPAPFILRRLDGPNVNTNWQLGDWESDALPQYMVVGNGFYHGFMGGDGGLGKGVAEEKIALH
- the DYS1 gene encoding Deoxyhypusine synthase (BUSCO:EOG09263H5H; COG:O; EggNog:ENOG503NTXI), with translation MDSNLPPTAATEAVLVQSVDMPSDAQKVEELDFNAFKGRPITVDDLLQGMKHMGFQASSMCEAVRIINDMRTWSDPSDPSAKTTIFLGYTSNLISSGLRGTLRYLAQHSHISAIVTTAGGVEEDFIKCLGDTYLSSFAAEGSSLRKQGLNRIGNLVVPNKNYCLFEDWVVPILDRMLEEQEASKGTEDEINWTPSKIIHRLGKEINDERSVYYWAYKNNIPVFCPALTDGSLGDMLYFHTFKASPKQLRVDIVEDIRKINTIAVRAKRAGMIILGGGIVKHHIANACLMRNGAESAVYVNTAQEFDGSDAGARPDEAVSWGKIKIGADAVKVYMEATAAFPFIVANTFAKED